One Antarctobacter heliothermus DNA segment encodes these proteins:
- a CDS encoding universal stress protein, whose product MTDKFVVGFDGSEAAQRALDFALERASAQGATVIIAHVLEWSPYSFLTPTEIEERHKRRTEELDRAEKSLIAPAKAAVEGRGVPVETVLRYGHIADTLCDVAKKQNAAQLFIGRNGHSPFGSRVFGSVAGSLVQTAPVPCTIVP is encoded by the coding sequence ATGACGGACAAGTTTGTCGTCGGATTTGACGGCAGCGAGGCGGCGCAACGCGCGCTGGATTTCGCTTTGGAACGCGCGTCGGCGCAGGGGGCGACCGTGATTATCGCGCATGTATTGGAATGGTCTCCCTATTCCTTTTTGACGCCGACAGAAATCGAAGAGCGTCACAAGCGGCGCACAGAGGAATTGGACCGCGCCGAAAAATCGTTGATTGCGCCCGCCAAGGCAGCGGTCGAGGGCCGGGGCGTGCCGGTCGAGACGGTCCTGCGCTATGGTCACATCGCCGATACGCTGTGCGATGTCGCGAAAAAGCAAAATGCCGCGCAATTGTTCATTGGACGCAATGGCCACTCTCCATTCGGCAGCCGGGTGTTCGGATCCGTCGCCGGATCTCTGGTCCAGACGGCCCCCGTGCCCTGCACCATCGTCCCTTGA